The region GCGGTTTCCGGCAAATATATCAACAGCAAATGTGCCAAATGCCACGATATGGGCAAAACAGTCAAAAATCATGCGAAATGGCTCCCCCAGGCGGACCTGCATATCGATGCCATCCCCTGCATCACCTGCCATACCGGCTCAAAGAACTATGTCATCACCATGTTCATTGAAATCAAGCAGCCGGTGCCGCCCGGCGACTTCAAAACGGCAGAATACCCAGAACTCGCGGCGTTGCGCCCCATCGGCGGCACTCTCAGCCGACTGGTGGACAAAAACGGCGACGGCTTCATCTCCCTGGCCGAACTGCGGGAGTTCAACCGCGAGGCGCGCGGCAAGGGGATGCGACTCTGGGGGATGATGACCCCCGAAACGGTCACCCATACCTACCAGATCCTGGGCAACCGCTGGGACTGCTCCTTCTGCCACGCCTCGGGACCCAAGGCGATGCAGACCAGCTACGTGGCCTTCCCGGACAAAAACGGCGGCATCACCCGTCTGGCGGTGGAAAAGGGGGCCATCCTGGACATCCTGTACGGGACGCCCGATTTCTACATGCTCGGGGCCACCAGAAGCAGCGCCCTCAACATCGTCGGCGCGCTGATCATCGCCGGGGGCATGATGATGCCGGTCGGCCACGGTACCCTGCGCTTCCTCACCAGAAAAAACCGGAAGGAGCACTGAGCCATGAAACATACGGAACAGGTCTACCTCACCCCCATGCCGGTCAGGATCTGGCACTGGCTGAACGCCTTCGGCATCGTGACCCTCTGCGTCACCGCCCTGCAGATCAGGTTCCCCGAATACGTGAACATCTTCGGCACCTACAAGGCGGCCATCAGGCTCCACAACACCGCCGGCGTCGTGGTCTCCATCTCCTACGCCCTCTGGCTCGTCTACTACATGTTCGTGGCCGGCACCCTGCTCAAGCTCTACGTCCCGACCCTGGAGGACATCAAGCACGGGCTCTTCCGCCAGGCGTTCTTCTACTTCTTCTACTATTTCCTGGGGCGGCCCAACCCGCACCACAGCACCCCGGACTGCAAGTTCAACCCGATGCAGAAGGCCGCCTACCTGATGATCATGCTGGTGCTTTTGCCGCTGGTGATCCTTTCGGGGGTGATCCTGATGTACATCACCCCGCTGCGTGAGATCTTCATGGTGATCGGCGGGATCAAGACGCTGGTGAGCGCCCACTTCCTGATCGCCTGCTGTTTCTGCGCCTTCCTCTTCGTGCACATCTACCTGGCGACCCTGGGTCACACCCCCTTCGCCCACTTCAAACCGATGTGGGACGGCTGGGAGGAAGAGGAGGTCGAGGACGAAACGGAACCGGCAACCCTGGCCGCGGCCGAAGCCGGGCCGACAACGCCGGCCGCCGCCGGCGAACCATCATCTCCAGGAGGACCCCATGCGTGGTAACCGTATCGCAGCCATAATCCCTGCCGTGCTGCTCTGCAGCGTGATGGCCCATGCCGTGGAGGTCCGGGATGTCACCTTCACGACGAACAATGCCGGCAAGGTACTCTTCAGCCACAGGAAGCACATCCAGCAGAAACAGACGGCCAACAACTGCAAGGCCTGTCACGACACCCTCTACCCGTTCAAGAAAAAGGCCAGCTACACCATGGCCGACATGGAGAAGGGGAAATCGTGCGGGGCCTGCCATGACGGCAAAGGCGCCTTTGCCCTGAAGGAGTGCGCCCGCTGCCACCAGGTGAAGGAGATCGCCTTTGCGGTGAAGGAGACCGGCACCACCCGGTTCAGCCACCAGAAGCACCTGGCCGCCAACCCTGATTGCACCGCGTGCCACCCGGCCCTGTTCGCGGCGGGCCACAACAAGCGGAGCACCATGGCGGAGATGAGGCAGGGGAGGTCGTGCGGGGCCTGTCATAACGGCAAGCGGGCCTTCGGCATCAGCGCCTGCACCCGCTGCCACCCGGTGAAGGAGGTTGCCTTTGCAGTGAAGCAGACCGGTACCACCCGGTTCAGCCACCGCAAACATCTGGCCGCCAACCCGGCCTGCACCGCGTGCCACCCGGCCCTGTTCTCGGCGGGCCACAACAAGCGGAGCACCATGGCAGAGATGAAACTGGGGAAATCATGCGGGGGGTGCCATAACGGCAAGCGGGCCTTCGGCATCGCCGCCTGCACCCGCT is a window of Geobacter sp. FeAm09 DNA encoding:
- a CDS encoding cytochrome C, with protein sequence MAVRIMMVCLAALVLPVVAPAAAAPSDNDRCLTCHGSMDIVKNKGGGRLYVEPGTFSSTAHALVGCASCHDSVTAGHPQDGAVPVKAGCGECHAPVQAEYAKSLHGGRATCNDCHNPHEARPALAVSGKYINSKCAKCHDMGKTVKNHAKWLPQADLHIDAIPCITCHTGSKNYVITMFIEIKQPVPPGDFKTAEYPELAALRPIGGTLSRLVDKNGDGFISLAELREFNREARGKGMRLWGMMTPETVTHTYQILGNRWDCSFCHASGPKAMQTSYVAFPDKNGGITRLAVEKGAILDILYGTPDFYMLGATRSSALNIVGALIIAGGMMMPVGHGTLRFLTRKNRKEH
- a CDS encoding cytochrome c3 family protein, yielding MRGNRIAAIIPAVLLCSVMAHAVEVRDVTFTTNNAGKVLFSHRKHIQQKQTANNCKACHDTLYPFKKKASYTMADMEKGKSCGACHDGKGAFALKECARCHQVKEIAFAVKETGTTRFSHQKHLAANPDCTACHPALFAAGHNKRSTMAEMRQGRSCGACHNGKRAFGISACTRCHPVKEVAFAVKQTGTTRFSHRKHLAANPACTACHPALFSAGHNKRSTMAEMKLGKSCGGCHNGKRAFGIAACTRCHPVKEIAFAVKQTGTTRFSHTRHIANYSCGECHTRLYPVKGRHTPVTMARMEKGASCGACHNGTDAFSLKGCTSCHPVKEAAFEVKDAGNVAFSHKKHLEMYTCGDCHPALYAPARSTRRVGMKEMEAGRSCGACHDAKSAFSVKDKCDACHKM
- a CDS encoding cytochrome b/b6 domain-containing protein, whose translation is MKHTEQVYLTPMPVRIWHWLNAFGIVTLCVTALQIRFPEYVNIFGTYKAAIRLHNTAGVVVSISYALWLVYYMFVAGTLLKLYVPTLEDIKHGLFRQAFFYFFYYFLGRPNPHHSTPDCKFNPMQKAAYLMIMLVLLPLVILSGVILMYITPLREIFMVIGGIKTLVSAHFLIACCFCAFLFVHIYLATLGHTPFAHFKPMWDGWEEEEVEDETEPATLAAAEAGPTTPAAAGEPSSPGGPHAW